The DNA window CAAGGCTTTGAAGATATATGTGATTTACTCAAGACAATATCCAAAACTGAATTAGAGGGAGCTTTAAAGCAATACATCAGTCAGGTTCCATCTTCTTTATATGATGATGTGGAAAATTGGACAAATGTCTTCGATAGATATAAAGCATCAGAAGAAGGCATTATAATACCACATAGGGGGATTGAAGCAGATTTTGATAAGTCATTGGATGATATAAaggaattagaaaatgaattagatatcatattgaatgaatacagaaaaaaattcaaatgcTCCAGTATCAATTATAAAGATTCTGgtaaagaaatatatacaatCGAAGTTCCTACTATGATAGTGAAATCAATTCCATCTAATTGGATTCAAATGGGTGCAAACAAATCTACAAAGAGATACTATTCAGATGAAGTTAAGATTTTAGCAAGAGCAATGGCAGAGGCTCGCGAGTCGCATAAGATCTTGGAAGAGGATCTTAAAAACAGGTTATGTAAGAAATTTGACAAAGGCTTTAACACTAGTTGGATGCCAACCATTCATGCAATTGCAAGTGTAGACTGTTTAATAGCCTTAACCAGGACTTCAGAATGTTTAGGCTCACCATCATGCAGACCAGAATTTGTGGACGAACTTGATGCAAAGACGGGagataaattgaatggttttttgaaatttaaatcattaaGACAtccttttttcaatatggGTTCCACCACTgtaaaagaatttattcCAAATGATATAGAATTAGGTAAGGACGTTGCTCAATTTGGGTTACTAACAGGTGCTAATGCAGCAGGTAAATCTACAGTTCTAAGAATGACATGTGTTGCGGTAATAATGGCACAAATGGGCTGCTATCTTCCTTGTGAAAGTGCAATTTTAACACCAGTTGACAGGATTATGACACGTCTAGGTGctaatgataatattatGCAGGGAAAATCTACATTCTATGTTGAACTAGCTGAGACAAAGAAGATTTTAGATATGGCTACAAATAGATCATTATTGGTATTGGACGAATTAGGTAGAGGTGGTTCATCTAGTGATGGGTTTGCCATTGCTGAGAGTGTACTACATCATGTAGCCACACATGTACAAAGCTTAGGCTTTTTCGCTACACATTATGGTACTTTAGGATCTAGTTTTAAAGAGCATCCACAAGTAAGACCTTTGAGAATGAGTATTATTGTTGATGAAGAGACAAGAAACGTTACATTTTTGTATAAGTTAGAGGATGGAGAGAGTGAAGGGTCATTTGGTATGCATGTTGCCTCAATGTGTGGGATTCCTAAATCTATTGTTGACAATGCGCAAGTTGCTGCTGACAATTTAGAACATACTTCAAGGTTAGTGAAGGAGAGAGAGTTGGCGACGAGTGGCATTGATGGTGAATTCAATAGTATACCACTTGGGTTACAGAGTGACATTGTTAGATTAGTTTATGGTGATGGGTTGACTAATGGTAAGAAAGGTTGTGGTGAAGGCGTACTTGTTTATGATTCAAATGTCAGACGTaatgtattgaaaaatattttccaaattattgaagGATTACagtagaaaatttgattggCGAACTTTTTAAATATGTAAATATGGTAAATTGATAAATGTATAAAGAGAATATTTTtatgaaataataataatacattAAATTGCTATAATTAAATAAGTCTtgttacaaaaaaaaaaaaaatagaagaaaatagaaaagtaatagtaataataataaaaataatgattgATCATATTACTTCAGTGACATTTTGCATTTCTTCAGTACAAGGGATCTTTTTATTTAGATGCTGTAAGACATGATCTCTTCTTTTAAAACGTTTACCACATTTGGGACAAGGATGTGGTTTTTCACCTGAATGAACAGATTTTTTATGTCTTGTTAAATGATGGCcagatgaaaatttacGTTTACATTCCTGACACATATAAGTTTTACCTTTTTCTGATATTATAATCTCTTCGGGActaaattttgaatgatttgCTGTCATTCCATTATTTAATCTGCGAGGCTGAgttgatttgatatttgtcGTTGCATTATGTGATTCTAATTTTGGTCTCTTAGCCAATGGAGAAAATGATGGAGAAATACTGAAGGAATTGAAAGTTTCGGGATTCAATGCAGAAGATGGAGGCtgattcattgaattataCATTAATGGTTGATTTAAACCTAATGGTGATCTAAAATCATTCATAAATGGTAAAGTATTGTggttattattagtattgatcgtattattattattattattattattattattattagcattattgttattattatttgtagaATTATTAATAAGATTATTCGGactttttgaattttctcttgaaatatttaatgccattaaatttgatgtttttttcaatagcggcaaatttgtaatattacTTGGTGTCAATGAACCTGCGAGTACATTGTTATTGTTACtgtttgaaattattgaatagGATAGTGGATTTggagaaaatattgataaattattactattattagtattatgGATATTATTATGCGTCATTAAAGGAATATTATTGAGATTTGGAATTCCATCGTTTGTTGTAGTattattaccattattattattaataattttaccTAAAGGAGAAGGATTTAATGGtggtaaattgaaatgaGGTGTTGAAGCACCACTATTCGCCATTGAAGCTAAACTGAAAGCcaacatattttcttcatcatctaatAAAGTATTTGACGGTAGATTACTTGGTAATTCTAATGAAGTTGGATTTGTAGTTGTAATGTTACTACTACTAAAATgattattatctttattacTTTCAATACTACtgttattgttgttgttgtaatTTATTGGAGCTAATTGTGGAGttgataattttcttttcaatttaaaatttgaatcattcaatgaagaaggTTCTAAAGTAGTTGAGAAATCCATTAATTTTGTTAAAGTTGGAGAAGATAATCTACTTAAGGTTTGGGTCATGCTTAAATATTGATGAGGAGGAAAATTATTAgtagtattattatcagTTTGTAGTTTGGttaaatttaataaattatcaacttttgaatcttcaaaatgCTCGTCcacattattattattagtattattattagtattattattagtattattattattattagtattattattagtattattattattattattattattattattattattattattattattattattattattattattatttaatagTTTTGgtttatcaaaaaattgcGTAGTATAATCTAATGTAAAACCctcaatattattattagtgtcattattattattagtattattattacaaatgCATGAAGGTACAATTGGTAAAGTATTTTGAAAGTCAAAATTTGGTTCAAAAGTAACTGATTCACTAATATTATAATCATaatcaaatgatgaataACAACTTGATGCAAATGTTACTATAAAttctaattgattttgagtaattttttcaaaattgatatcattttctattaaaattgatgGAGATaccataatttttttatgttcaaaaaatgcaggacaattatttgaatcattaataaaattattagttaaaaaattcgaaaattttaaaatatcattatttgaaataatgtACCATTGCTTTGGAGCACCAGTATGAAGGAAATTAACTGagaaattatcatttttttcaaatttccatGGATAAGATGATTTCCATAAACCACCAAATAAACTATGATTAcaattaattgaaaaactttgaaaacGGGATAAATTCcataattttaaattaatTGGGAAAATAgtatcaatatttgaatgacccaataaaatattgtttgaAGTGGATAAATCTgaccaaaattttgattccagattatttttaaaagttgtattattaaatttcgcagaatcatttaaattatgattaattttccaatttttgtaattgaTTGTATTATCtattgaatctttttcgattaaagaaattgcttcgtcatcatca is part of the Kazachstania africana CBS 2517 chromosome 1, complete genome genome and encodes:
- the GIS1 gene encoding histone demethylase GIS1 (similar to Saccharomyces cerevisiae GIS1 (YDR096W) and RPH1 (YER169W); ancestral locus Anc_8.234); the protein is MTNDSVPVFSPSYEDFKNVPNYLKSLSFKSIPCGVCKIIPPKKWLDELYQNDIILNSNNNSNNSQIISQSVFTSANGIHIVENNNNTGRSFNINDWKNLTTSATTTTTTTTTTTTTTATTTTTTTNNNNNNNNNNNNNNNNNNDDDEAISLIEKDSIDNTINYKNWKINHNLNDSAKFNNTTFKNNLESKFWSDLSTSNNILLGHSNIDTIFPINLKLWNLSRFQSFSINCNHSLFGGLWKSSYPWKFEKNDNFSVNFLHTGAPKQWYIISNNDILKFSNFLTNNFINDSNNCPAFFEHKKIMVSPSILIENDINFEKITQNQLEFIVTFASSCYSSFDYDYNISESVTFEPNFDFQNTLPIVPSCICNNNTNNNNDTNNNIEGFTLDYTTQFFDKPKLLNNNNNNNNNNNNNNNNNNNNNNNTNNNTNNNNNTNNNTNNNTNNNNVDEHFEDSKVDNLLNLTKLQTDNNTTNNFPPHQYLSMTQTLSRLSSPTLTKLMDFSTTLEPSSLNDSNFKLKRKLSTPQLAPINYNNNNNSSIESNKDNNHFSSSNITTTNPTSLELPSNLPSNTLLDDEENMLAFSLASMANSGASTPHFNLPPLNPSPLGKIINNNNGNNTTTNDGIPNLNNIPLMTHNNIHNTNNSNNLSIFSPNPLSYSIISNSNNNNVLAGSLTPSNITNLPLLKKTSNLMALNISRENSKSPNNLINNSTNNNNNNANNNNNNNNNNNTINTNNNHNTLPFMNDFRSPLGLNQPLMYNSMNQPPSSALNPETFNSFSISPSFSPLAKRPKLESHNATTNIKSTQPRRLNNGMTANHSKFSPEEIIISEKGKTYMCQECKRKFSSGHHLTRHKKSVHSGEKPHPCPKCGKRFKRRDHVLQHLNKKIPCTEEMQNVTEVI